A single genomic interval of Deltaproteobacteria bacterium harbors:
- a CDS encoding glucose-6-phosphate isomerase (catalyzes the formation of D-fructose 6-phosphate from D-glucose 6-phosphate), with product MAAKPAPLRLDFSGWLRHEVTRDALRAMDADAHRVRDQITSDIESGRMDFTKLPADKKLLRASVDLADKLRAGIDDVVVCGIGGSALGLLALTNALLHPRYNELPAAKRGGPRWHVLDNADADAAAACLDLVNPKKTLVVVISKSGGGGETSANFQVMLEALVAAHGGSFDKALRRLVVITDPEKGTLRAFADEHGVASLPIPPGVGGRFSVLTPVGIFPAALLGMDVAALVAGAGAMLKRCRTEDPWADPAITAAILLDLHYRARRRTTVFMPYANSLWRTADWFRQLWAESLGKAVDRDGRAVHVGMTPMAALGATDQHSQVQLFTEGPDDKTYLFVRTRASRDVTIPPARFAPEPYGFLDNRNMDELLNTEGDATEAALAHFGRPTARITLARTDAHGLGQLFMFHEMLTASVGALWKIDAFDQPGVELGKILTRFGMGVDAAGDTVIDAASGTRARDLLAATGEGDGALVF from the coding sequence ATGGCCGCGAAACCCGCTCCCCTCCGTCTCGATTTTTCCGGTTGGCTTCGGCACGAGGTCACGCGCGACGCGCTGCGTGCGATGGATGCCGACGCCCACCGCGTACGCGACCAAATCACGTCCGACATCGAATCGGGGCGAATGGATTTCACGAAACTCCCCGCCGACAAGAAGCTGCTGCGCGCGTCGGTCGATCTCGCGGACAAGCTGCGCGCGGGGATCGACGACGTGGTGGTGTGCGGGATCGGCGGATCGGCGCTCGGACTTCTCGCGCTCACGAACGCCCTGCTCCACCCGCGCTATAACGAGTTGCCCGCGGCGAAACGCGGCGGACCGCGCTGGCATGTGCTGGACAACGCCGACGCCGACGCCGCGGCAGCCTGCCTCGATCTCGTGAATCCCAAAAAGACGCTCGTCGTCGTCATCAGCAAATCGGGCGGCGGCGGCGAAACCAGCGCCAACTTTCAGGTGATGCTCGAGGCGCTCGTGGCGGCGCACGGGGGAAGTTTCGACAAAGCGCTGCGGCGCCTCGTCGTCATCACGGACCCGGAGAAAGGCACGTTGCGCGCGTTCGCGGACGAGCACGGCGTGGCGTCGCTGCCGATTCCGCCGGGCGTCGGCGGGCGGTTCTCGGTGCTCACGCCGGTGGGGATCTTTCCCGCCGCGCTGCTGGGCATGGATGTCGCCGCGCTCGTCGCGGGCGCCGGGGCGATGCTGAAGCGCTGCCGCACGGAAGATCCGTGGGCCGATCCCGCGATCACGGCGGCGATTCTGCTCGATCTGCACTACCGCGCGCGGCGGCGCACCACCGTCTTCATGCCGTATGCGAACAGCCTGTGGCGCACGGCCGACTGGTTTCGCCAACTCTGGGCCGAGAGCCTGGGCAAGGCGGTCGATCGCGACGGCCGCGCGGTGCACGTGGGCATGACGCCGATGGCCGCGCTCGGCGCGACCGACCAGCACAGCCAGGTGCAGCTCTTCACCGAGGGCCCCGACGACAAGACGTACCTGTTCGTGCGCACACGCGCGTCGCGCGACGTGACGATTCCGCCGGCGCGCTTCGCCCCGGAACCCTACGGATTCCTCGACAACCGAAACATGGACGAACTGCTGAATACCGAGGGCGACGCGACCGAGGCCGCGCTCGCGCACTTTGGGCGGCCGACGGCGCGCATCACCCTCGCGCGCACCGACGCGCACGGGCTCGGGCAACTCTTCATGTTTCACGAAATGCTCACGGCGAGCGTGGGCGCGCTGTGGAAGATCGACGCCTTCGATCAGCCGGGGGTGGAACTCGGCAAGATTCTCACGCGCTTCGGCA
- a CDS encoding NAD-dependent deacylase encodes MTRAEDIDAAARMLHASKVAVALTGAGISVDSGIPDFRSSGGLWERFDPMEYATIEAFVSSPRKVWSMLFEMMDVVESARANAGHTALAELEAMGRLDAIITQNIDNLHQAGGSRRVIEFHGNSRRLVCLRCGREYAAEQFAALRDMSPPPPPECRECGAILKPDVVLFGEAIPERAARDAAIMAASCDVMLVIGTSAMVYPAAGLPVTAKSRGAKIIEINLEPTHLTGTLADLTIMGGATDVIPALVERVRALG; translated from the coding sequence ATGACGCGCGCGGAAGACATCGACGCCGCCGCGCGGATGCTGCACGCGTCGAAGGTCGCCGTGGCGCTCACCGGCGCGGGAATCTCGGTCGATTCGGGCATTCCCGATTTTCGCAGCTCGGGCGGGCTGTGGGAGCGATTCGACCCGATGGAGTACGCCACCATCGAGGCGTTCGTCTCGTCGCCGCGCAAGGTGTGGTCGATGCTCTTCGAGATGATGGACGTCGTGGAATCCGCGCGCGCGAACGCCGGCCACACGGCCCTCGCCGAGCTCGAAGCGATGGGGCGGCTCGACGCCATCATCACGCAGAACATCGACAACCTGCACCAGGCGGGCGGCTCGCGCCGCGTGATCGAGTTTCACGGCAACAGTCGCCGCCTCGTGTGCCTGCGTTGCGGACGCGAATACGCGGCGGAGCAGTTCGCCGCGTTGCGCGACATGTCGCCTCCGCCGCCGCCCGAGTGCCGCGAGTGCGGCGCGATCCTGAAGCCCGACGTGGTGCTCTTCGGCGAGGCGATCCCCGAACGCGCCGCGCGCGATGCGGCGATCATGGCGGCTTCGTGCGACGTCATGCTCGTCATCGGCACCAGCGCGATGGTGTACCCGGCGGCGGGACTGCCCGTCACCGCAAAGTCACGTGGCGCGAAGATCATCGAAATCAACCTCGAGCCCACGCACCTGACCGGCACGCTCGCCGATCTGACGATCATGGGCGGGGCGACGGACGTCATCCCCGCGCTCGTCGAACGCGTCCGCGCGCTCGGCTGA